From Vitis vinifera cultivar Pinot Noir 40024 chromosome 3, ASM3070453v1, the proteins below share one genomic window:
- the LOC100247553 gene encoding DNA repair protein REV1 isoform X1, whose amino-acid sequence MSLNSSRSANSGERSKRSLNSTSSNPSNNSGKKRKTGNQKTLGMAWGSNSRSSSRSSFRNSPFSDFGSYMVEKNRKLQNQFDAGASSSSHSALSSGKPIFHGVSVFVDGFTIPSSQELRGYMMRHGGHFENYFSRHRVTHIICSNLPDSKIKNLRSFSGGLPVVKPTWVLDSVAANKLLSWIPYQLDQLANETRNQPKLSAFFALKSIPVFEDAVTHTTYPLVPETEDSVFKGGTSKDAVSSEGGQYLEYTRQSSGEIDDHQCENTNETIIEKPFSNDEKSSEIKMEEQSFSNQEEECSIKNELQSSPHRPSASVSSYYLDNARKESSSTTVVGCSNKGHSTLEDPNFVENYFKYSRLHFIGTWRNRYQKRFPRLSNEFKHTSSDLNASGVSQKNVIIHMDMDCFFVSVVIRNNPELQDKPVAVCHSNNPKGTAEISSANYPARDYGVKAGIFVRDAKALCPHLVIFPYNFEAYEEVADQFYNILHKHCNKVQAVSCDEAFLEVMDSKEGDPELLASIIRKEIFETTGCTASAGIAGNLLMARLATRSAKPNGQCYIPVDKVDDYLHQLPIKALPGIGHVLEEKLRRRKVHTCGQLRMISKESLQRDFGTKTGDMLWNYCRGVDNRVVGVIQESKSIGAEVNWGVRFNDLKDSRHFLVNLCKEVTLRLKGCGVQGRTFTLKMKKRRKDAGEPAKYMGCGDCENLSHSMTVVPLATDDVDVIQRIATQLFGFFHIDVKDIRGIGLQVSRLENADTAKQGHQRISIRSWLTSAPATNEELCKTSCLVRKERAVADGEKQSTDISLGQLSNDSKRPSLQMSPSSSNNEAPLNQVSELPALCDLDMGVLESLPPELLSEINDMYAGKLSDFIRKRKGKNENVSGTMCTTSYEIYEGAINNGKQLHCSIVPIRKTPVENKVEKTLDREIATENSLLQSSEVEKVKQYKIDEIQEVSVSGAVSLNVVDPASALEKSDLMPSSLSQVDISVLQQLPKEMWVDILEQLPVHRKPEHSSSAALDPLIANAQESLCFKHTENNSKSVDSVLGNNLWIGNPPQWVDKFKVSNCLLLNILAEMYYRSGSTGCLSSILQCTLSKFLLPLDASSDGWDETISSLCDLLKQYIKIKIESDIEEIYVCFRLLKRFTMKSKLFLEAYNVVFPYLQASAGENYGGSLQLSHAKE is encoded by the exons GAGCTCCGAGGCTATATGATGAGGCATGGAGgacattttgaaaattatttttcgaGGCATCGAGTTACTCATATCATCTGCAGTAATCTGCCTGACAGTAAAATTAAGAATCTGAG GTCATTCAGTGGTGGACTTCCAGTTGTGAAGCCTACATGGGTACTGGATTCTGTTGCTGCTAATAAGCTATTGAGTT GGATTCCTTACCAACTTGACCAGCTTGCTAATGAAACTCGTAACCAGCCAAAGTTGTCTGCCTTCTTTGCTCTAAAAAGCATCCCAGTCTTTGAAGATGCTGTAACTCATACTACTTATCCATTAGTACCTGAAACTGAGGACTCAGTGTTTAAAGGTGGCACATCCAAGGATGCTGTTTCATCTGAAGGGGGTCAATATTTAGAATACACAAGGCAATCAAGTGGAGAAATTGATGATCACCAATGTGAGAACACCAATGAAACAATAATTGAGAAGCCATTTTCCAATGATGAAAAATCTTCTGAAATTAAAATGGAAGAACAGAGTTTTTCTAATCAAGAAGAAGAGTGTAGcataaaaaatgaacttcagTCTAGTCCACATCGACCTTCTGCTTCAGTTAGTAGCTACTACTTGGACAATGCAAGAAAAGAATCATCAAGTACAACAGTTGTTGGGTGTTCTAACAAGGGTCATTCAACTCTTGAAGATCCTAATTTTGTCGAAAATTATTTCAAG tACTCAAGGCTGCACTTTATAGGAACCTGGAGAAACCGATATCAGAAGCGTTTCCCCAGATTGTCTAATGAGTTCAAGCATACAAGTTCAGACCTTAATGCTTCTGGTGTTTCCCAGAAGAATGTTATCATCCATATGGACATG GATTGCTTTTTTGTCTCAGTGGTGATCAGGAACAATCCAGAATTACAGGATAAGCCTGTAGCTGTGTGCCATTCAAACAATCCAAAAGGAACTGCTGAAATTTCATCTGCAAACTACCCTGCTCGAGATTATG GAGTAAAGGCTGGTATATTTGTTAGAGATGCTAAAGCTCTTTGTCCTCACCTTGTCATTTTTCCTTACAACTTTGAAGCTTATGAGGAG GTAGCTGATCAGTTTTATAACATATTGCACAAGCACTGCAACAAAGTGCAG GCTGTAAGCTGTGATGAAGCCTTTTTAGAAGTTATGGACTCAAAAGAGGGGGATCCTGAGCTTCTAGCTTCAATCATAAGAAAAGAGATTTTTGAGACCACAGGATGCACTGCAAGTGCTGGGATAGCCGGGAATTTGCTTATGGCTCGCCTGGCCACGAGAAGTGCCAAACCAAATGGTCAGTGTTACATCCCTGTTGATAAG GTGGATGATTATTTACATCAACTTCCAATCAAGGCACTTCCAGGAATTGGGCATGTTTTGGAGGAAAAGTTGAGAAGGAGAAAAGTTCACACCTGTGGCCAGTTGCGTATGATTTCCAAG GAATCTCTTCAAAGGGACTTTGGTACGAAAACTGGTGATATGCTGTGGAATTATTGTAGAGGAGTGGATAACCGGGTGGTTGGAGTGATTCAG GAAAGCAAGTCCATTGGTGCTGAAGTAAATTGGGGTGTGAGGTTCAATGATTTGAAAGAT AGTCGCCATTTTCTTGTGAATCTTTGCAAGGAAGTGACATTACGCTTAAAGGGATGTGGAGTGCAAGGGCGTACTTTTACACTGAAG atgaagaagagaagaaaagatgCTGGGGAGCCTGCAAAGTATATGGGTTGTGGAGATTGTGAAAATCTTAGCCACTCTATGACGGTA GTCCCACTTGCTACTGATGATGTGGACGTGATTCAAAGGATAGCCACACAGCTCTTTGGGTTTTTCCACATAG ATGTCAAGGATATCCGGGGTATTGGCTTGCAGGTTTCGAGGCTTGAAAATGCAGATACTGCTAAGCAAG GGCATCAAAGAATCTCCATAAGATCTTGGCTCACCTCTGCCCCTGCAACCAATGAAGAACTATGTAAAACCAGTTGTCTAGTAAGAAAGGAGAGGGCTGTTGCag ATGGTGAGAAACAGAGCACTGATATAAGTTTGGGTCAATTGTCGAATGATTCCAAGAGGCCTTCTTTGCAAATGAGCCCTAGTTCTTCCAACAATGAAGCTCCTTTAAACCAGGTTTCTGAACTGCCAGCATTGTGCGATCTTGATATGGGAGTTTTAGAGAGTCTTCCTCCAGAACTCCTTTCAGAAATAAATGATATGTATGCGGGGAAGTTGTCTGATTTCATcaggaaaaggaaaggaaaaaatgaaaatgttagTGGTACTATGTGCACCACATCATATGAAATTTATGAAG GTGCCATAAATAATGGAAAGCAACTTCATTGCTCTATTGTTCCCATAAGAAAGACCCCAGTAGAAAATAAG GTGGAGAAAACTCTGGACAGAGAAATTGCGACTGAGAATTCATTGTTACAATCATCTGAAGTAGAGAAG GTTAAGCAGtataaaattgatgaaattcaGGAAGTGTCTGTTTCTGGGGCAGTATCCTTAAATGTTGTTGATCCCGCTTCAGCGCTTGAAAAAAGTGATCTAATGCCTTCATCTCTAAGTCAAGTAGATATCTCAGTGTTACAACAGTTGCCCAAGGAAATGTGGGTCGACATACTTGAGCAGCTTCCTGTTCACAGGAAGCCAGAACATTCCTCAAGTGCTGCCTTGGATCCTCTTATTGCCAATGCTCAGGAATCATTATGTTTCAAGCATACTGAGAATAATTCTAAATCAGTGGATTCTGTTTTGGGAAACAACCTTTGGATTGGGAATCCTCCACAGTGGGTCGACAAGTTCAAAGTTAGCAATTGCTTGTTGTTGAACATTCTGGCAGAGATGTATTACAGATCAGGGTCAACTGGCTGTTTATCTTCTATTCTGCAGTGCACTCTTTCTAAGTTTCTGTTGCCTCTAGATGCAAGTAGTGATGGATGGGATGAAACAATTAGTAGCTTGTGTGATCTTCTTAAgcaatatatcaaaataaagataGAATCAGATATTGAAGAGATATATGTTTGCTTTCGTCTTCTTAAAAG gTTCACAATGAAGTCAAAACTTTTTTTAGAGGCATACAATGTTGTTTTCCCTTATCTCCAG GCTTCTGCTGGTGAGAATTATGGAGGAAGCTTGCAGCTTTCACATGCAAAGGAATAG
- the LOC100247553 gene encoding DNA repair protein REV1 isoform X3, which produces MSLNSSRSANSGERSKRSLNSTSSNPSNNSGKKRKTGNQKTLGMAWGSNSRSSSRSSFRNSPFSDFGSYMVEKNRKLQNQFDAGASSSSHSALSSGKPIFHGVSVFVDGFTIPSSQELRGYMMRHGGHFENYFSRHRVTHIICSNLPDSKIKNLRSFSGGLPVVKPTWVLDSVAANKLLSWIPYQLDQLANETRNQPKLSAFFALKSIPVFEDAVTHTTYPLVPETEDSVFKGGTSKDAVSSEGGQYLEYTRQSSGEIDDHQCENTNETIIEKPFSNDEKSSEIKMEEQSFSNQEEECSIKNELQSSPHRPSASVSSYYLDNARKESSSTTVVGCSNKGHSTLEDPNFVENYFKYSRLHFIGTWRNRYQKRFPRLSNEFKHTSSDLNASGVSQKNVIIHMDMDCFFVSVVIRNNPELQDKPVAVCHSNNPKGTAEISSANYPARDYGVKAGIFVRDAKALCPHLVIFPYNFEAYEEAVSCDEAFLEVMDSKEGDPELLASIIRKEIFETTGCTASAGIAGNLLMARLATRSAKPNGQCYIPVDKVDDYLHQLPIKALPGIGHVLEEKLRRRKVHTCGQLRMISKESLQRDFGTKTGDMLWNYCRGVDNRVVGVIQESKSIGAEVNWGVRFNDLKDSRHFLVNLCKEVTLRLKGCGVQGRTFTLKMKKRRKDAGEPAKYMGCGDCENLSHSMTVVPLATDDVDVIQRIATQLFGFFHIDVKDIRGIGLQVSRLENADTAKQGHQRISIRSWLTSAPATNEELCKTSCLVRKERAVADGEKQSTDISLGQLSNDSKRPSLQMSPSSSNNEAPLNQVSELPALCDLDMGVLESLPPELLSEINDMYAGKLSDFIRKRKGKNENVSGTMCTTSYEIYEGAINNGKQLHCSIVPIRKTPVENKVEKTLDREIATENSLLQSSEVEKVKQYKIDEIQEVSVSGAVSLNVVDPASALEKSDLMPSSLSQVDISVLQQLPKEMWVDILEQLPVHRKPEHSSSAALDPLIANAQESLCFKHTENNSKSVDSVLGNNLWIGNPPQWVDKFKVSNCLLLNILAEMYYRSGSTGCLSSILQCTLSKFLLPLDASSDGWDETISSLCDLLKQYIKIKIESDIEEIYVCFRLLKRFTMKSKLFLEAYNVVFPYLQASAGENYGGSLQLSHAKE; this is translated from the exons GAGCTCCGAGGCTATATGATGAGGCATGGAGgacattttgaaaattatttttcgaGGCATCGAGTTACTCATATCATCTGCAGTAATCTGCCTGACAGTAAAATTAAGAATCTGAG GTCATTCAGTGGTGGACTTCCAGTTGTGAAGCCTACATGGGTACTGGATTCTGTTGCTGCTAATAAGCTATTGAGTT GGATTCCTTACCAACTTGACCAGCTTGCTAATGAAACTCGTAACCAGCCAAAGTTGTCTGCCTTCTTTGCTCTAAAAAGCATCCCAGTCTTTGAAGATGCTGTAACTCATACTACTTATCCATTAGTACCTGAAACTGAGGACTCAGTGTTTAAAGGTGGCACATCCAAGGATGCTGTTTCATCTGAAGGGGGTCAATATTTAGAATACACAAGGCAATCAAGTGGAGAAATTGATGATCACCAATGTGAGAACACCAATGAAACAATAATTGAGAAGCCATTTTCCAATGATGAAAAATCTTCTGAAATTAAAATGGAAGAACAGAGTTTTTCTAATCAAGAAGAAGAGTGTAGcataaaaaatgaacttcagTCTAGTCCACATCGACCTTCTGCTTCAGTTAGTAGCTACTACTTGGACAATGCAAGAAAAGAATCATCAAGTACAACAGTTGTTGGGTGTTCTAACAAGGGTCATTCAACTCTTGAAGATCCTAATTTTGTCGAAAATTATTTCAAG tACTCAAGGCTGCACTTTATAGGAACCTGGAGAAACCGATATCAGAAGCGTTTCCCCAGATTGTCTAATGAGTTCAAGCATACAAGTTCAGACCTTAATGCTTCTGGTGTTTCCCAGAAGAATGTTATCATCCATATGGACATG GATTGCTTTTTTGTCTCAGTGGTGATCAGGAACAATCCAGAATTACAGGATAAGCCTGTAGCTGTGTGCCATTCAAACAATCCAAAAGGAACTGCTGAAATTTCATCTGCAAACTACCCTGCTCGAGATTATG GAGTAAAGGCTGGTATATTTGTTAGAGATGCTAAAGCTCTTTGTCCTCACCTTGTCATTTTTCCTTACAACTTTGAAGCTTATGAGGAG GCTGTAAGCTGTGATGAAGCCTTTTTAGAAGTTATGGACTCAAAAGAGGGGGATCCTGAGCTTCTAGCTTCAATCATAAGAAAAGAGATTTTTGAGACCACAGGATGCACTGCAAGTGCTGGGATAGCCGGGAATTTGCTTATGGCTCGCCTGGCCACGAGAAGTGCCAAACCAAATGGTCAGTGTTACATCCCTGTTGATAAG GTGGATGATTATTTACATCAACTTCCAATCAAGGCACTTCCAGGAATTGGGCATGTTTTGGAGGAAAAGTTGAGAAGGAGAAAAGTTCACACCTGTGGCCAGTTGCGTATGATTTCCAAG GAATCTCTTCAAAGGGACTTTGGTACGAAAACTGGTGATATGCTGTGGAATTATTGTAGAGGAGTGGATAACCGGGTGGTTGGAGTGATTCAG GAAAGCAAGTCCATTGGTGCTGAAGTAAATTGGGGTGTGAGGTTCAATGATTTGAAAGAT AGTCGCCATTTTCTTGTGAATCTTTGCAAGGAAGTGACATTACGCTTAAAGGGATGTGGAGTGCAAGGGCGTACTTTTACACTGAAG atgaagaagagaagaaaagatgCTGGGGAGCCTGCAAAGTATATGGGTTGTGGAGATTGTGAAAATCTTAGCCACTCTATGACGGTA GTCCCACTTGCTACTGATGATGTGGACGTGATTCAAAGGATAGCCACACAGCTCTTTGGGTTTTTCCACATAG ATGTCAAGGATATCCGGGGTATTGGCTTGCAGGTTTCGAGGCTTGAAAATGCAGATACTGCTAAGCAAG GGCATCAAAGAATCTCCATAAGATCTTGGCTCACCTCTGCCCCTGCAACCAATGAAGAACTATGTAAAACCAGTTGTCTAGTAAGAAAGGAGAGGGCTGTTGCag ATGGTGAGAAACAGAGCACTGATATAAGTTTGGGTCAATTGTCGAATGATTCCAAGAGGCCTTCTTTGCAAATGAGCCCTAGTTCTTCCAACAATGAAGCTCCTTTAAACCAGGTTTCTGAACTGCCAGCATTGTGCGATCTTGATATGGGAGTTTTAGAGAGTCTTCCTCCAGAACTCCTTTCAGAAATAAATGATATGTATGCGGGGAAGTTGTCTGATTTCATcaggaaaaggaaaggaaaaaatgaaaatgttagTGGTACTATGTGCACCACATCATATGAAATTTATGAAG GTGCCATAAATAATGGAAAGCAACTTCATTGCTCTATTGTTCCCATAAGAAAGACCCCAGTAGAAAATAAG GTGGAGAAAACTCTGGACAGAGAAATTGCGACTGAGAATTCATTGTTACAATCATCTGAAGTAGAGAAG GTTAAGCAGtataaaattgatgaaattcaGGAAGTGTCTGTTTCTGGGGCAGTATCCTTAAATGTTGTTGATCCCGCTTCAGCGCTTGAAAAAAGTGATCTAATGCCTTCATCTCTAAGTCAAGTAGATATCTCAGTGTTACAACAGTTGCCCAAGGAAATGTGGGTCGACATACTTGAGCAGCTTCCTGTTCACAGGAAGCCAGAACATTCCTCAAGTGCTGCCTTGGATCCTCTTATTGCCAATGCTCAGGAATCATTATGTTTCAAGCATACTGAGAATAATTCTAAATCAGTGGATTCTGTTTTGGGAAACAACCTTTGGATTGGGAATCCTCCACAGTGGGTCGACAAGTTCAAAGTTAGCAATTGCTTGTTGTTGAACATTCTGGCAGAGATGTATTACAGATCAGGGTCAACTGGCTGTTTATCTTCTATTCTGCAGTGCACTCTTTCTAAGTTTCTGTTGCCTCTAGATGCAAGTAGTGATGGATGGGATGAAACAATTAGTAGCTTGTGTGATCTTCTTAAgcaatatatcaaaataaagataGAATCAGATATTGAAGAGATATATGTTTGCTTTCGTCTTCTTAAAAG gTTCACAATGAAGTCAAAACTTTTTTTAGAGGCATACAATGTTGTTTTCCCTTATCTCCAG GCTTCTGCTGGTGAGAATTATGGAGGAAGCTTGCAGCTTTCACATGCAAAGGAATAG
- the LOC100247553 gene encoding DNA repair protein REV1 isoform X2, which yields MSLNSSRSANSGERSKRSLNSTSSNPSNNSGKKRKTGNQKTLGMAWGSNSRSSSRSSFRNSPFSDFGSYMVEKNRKLQNQFDAGASSSSHSALSSGKPIFHGVSVFVDGFTIPSSQELRGYMMRHGGHFENYFSRHRVTHIICSNLPDSKIKNLRSFSGGLPVVKPTWVLDSVAANKLLSWIPYQLDQLANETRNQPKLSAFFALKSIPVFEDAVTHTTYPLVPETEDSVFKGGTSKDAVSSEGGQYLEYTRQSSGEIDDHQCENTNETIIEKPFSNDEKSSEIKMEEQSFSNQEEECSIKNELQSSPHRPSASVSSYYLDNARKESSSTTVVGCSNKGHSTLEDPNFVENYFKYSRLHFIGTWRNRYQKRFPRLSNEFKHTSSDLNASGVSQKNVIIHMDMDCFFVSVVIRNNPELQDKPVAVCHSNNPKGTAEISSANYPARDYGVKAGIFVRDAKALCPHLVIFPYNFEAYEEVADQFYNILHKHCNKVQAVSCDEAFLEVMDSKEGDPELLASIIRKEIFETTGCTASAGIAGNLLMARLATRSAKPNGQCYIPVDKVDDYLHQLPIKALPGIGHVLEEKLRRRKVHTCGQLRMISKESLQRDFGTKTGDMLWNYCRGVDNRVVGVIQESKSIGAEVNWGVRFNDLKDSRHFLVNLCKEVTLRLKGCGVQGRTFTLKMKKRRKDAGEPAKYMGCGDCENLSHSMTVPLATDDVDVIQRIATQLFGFFHIDVKDIRGIGLQVSRLENADTAKQGHQRISIRSWLTSAPATNEELCKTSCLVRKERAVADGEKQSTDISLGQLSNDSKRPSLQMSPSSSNNEAPLNQVSELPALCDLDMGVLESLPPELLSEINDMYAGKLSDFIRKRKGKNENVSGTMCTTSYEIYEGAINNGKQLHCSIVPIRKTPVENKVEKTLDREIATENSLLQSSEVEKVKQYKIDEIQEVSVSGAVSLNVVDPASALEKSDLMPSSLSQVDISVLQQLPKEMWVDILEQLPVHRKPEHSSSAALDPLIANAQESLCFKHTENNSKSVDSVLGNNLWIGNPPQWVDKFKVSNCLLLNILAEMYYRSGSTGCLSSILQCTLSKFLLPLDASSDGWDETISSLCDLLKQYIKIKIESDIEEIYVCFRLLKRFTMKSKLFLEAYNVVFPYLQASAGENYGGSLQLSHAKE from the exons GAGCTCCGAGGCTATATGATGAGGCATGGAGgacattttgaaaattatttttcgaGGCATCGAGTTACTCATATCATCTGCAGTAATCTGCCTGACAGTAAAATTAAGAATCTGAG GTCATTCAGTGGTGGACTTCCAGTTGTGAAGCCTACATGGGTACTGGATTCTGTTGCTGCTAATAAGCTATTGAGTT GGATTCCTTACCAACTTGACCAGCTTGCTAATGAAACTCGTAACCAGCCAAAGTTGTCTGCCTTCTTTGCTCTAAAAAGCATCCCAGTCTTTGAAGATGCTGTAACTCATACTACTTATCCATTAGTACCTGAAACTGAGGACTCAGTGTTTAAAGGTGGCACATCCAAGGATGCTGTTTCATCTGAAGGGGGTCAATATTTAGAATACACAAGGCAATCAAGTGGAGAAATTGATGATCACCAATGTGAGAACACCAATGAAACAATAATTGAGAAGCCATTTTCCAATGATGAAAAATCTTCTGAAATTAAAATGGAAGAACAGAGTTTTTCTAATCAAGAAGAAGAGTGTAGcataaaaaatgaacttcagTCTAGTCCACATCGACCTTCTGCTTCAGTTAGTAGCTACTACTTGGACAATGCAAGAAAAGAATCATCAAGTACAACAGTTGTTGGGTGTTCTAACAAGGGTCATTCAACTCTTGAAGATCCTAATTTTGTCGAAAATTATTTCAAG tACTCAAGGCTGCACTTTATAGGAACCTGGAGAAACCGATATCAGAAGCGTTTCCCCAGATTGTCTAATGAGTTCAAGCATACAAGTTCAGACCTTAATGCTTCTGGTGTTTCCCAGAAGAATGTTATCATCCATATGGACATG GATTGCTTTTTTGTCTCAGTGGTGATCAGGAACAATCCAGAATTACAGGATAAGCCTGTAGCTGTGTGCCATTCAAACAATCCAAAAGGAACTGCTGAAATTTCATCTGCAAACTACCCTGCTCGAGATTATG GAGTAAAGGCTGGTATATTTGTTAGAGATGCTAAAGCTCTTTGTCCTCACCTTGTCATTTTTCCTTACAACTTTGAAGCTTATGAGGAG GTAGCTGATCAGTTTTATAACATATTGCACAAGCACTGCAACAAAGTGCAG GCTGTAAGCTGTGATGAAGCCTTTTTAGAAGTTATGGACTCAAAAGAGGGGGATCCTGAGCTTCTAGCTTCAATCATAAGAAAAGAGATTTTTGAGACCACAGGATGCACTGCAAGTGCTGGGATAGCCGGGAATTTGCTTATGGCTCGCCTGGCCACGAGAAGTGCCAAACCAAATGGTCAGTGTTACATCCCTGTTGATAAG GTGGATGATTATTTACATCAACTTCCAATCAAGGCACTTCCAGGAATTGGGCATGTTTTGGAGGAAAAGTTGAGAAGGAGAAAAGTTCACACCTGTGGCCAGTTGCGTATGATTTCCAAG GAATCTCTTCAAAGGGACTTTGGTACGAAAACTGGTGATATGCTGTGGAATTATTGTAGAGGAGTGGATAACCGGGTGGTTGGAGTGATTCAG GAAAGCAAGTCCATTGGTGCTGAAGTAAATTGGGGTGTGAGGTTCAATGATTTGAAAGAT AGTCGCCATTTTCTTGTGAATCTTTGCAAGGAAGTGACATTACGCTTAAAGGGATGTGGAGTGCAAGGGCGTACTTTTACACTGAAG atgaagaagagaagaaaagatgCTGGGGAGCCTGCAAAGTATATGGGTTGTGGAGATTGTGAAAATCTTAGCCACTCTATGACG GTCCCACTTGCTACTGATGATGTGGACGTGATTCAAAGGATAGCCACACAGCTCTTTGGGTTTTTCCACATAG ATGTCAAGGATATCCGGGGTATTGGCTTGCAGGTTTCGAGGCTTGAAAATGCAGATACTGCTAAGCAAG GGCATCAAAGAATCTCCATAAGATCTTGGCTCACCTCTGCCCCTGCAACCAATGAAGAACTATGTAAAACCAGTTGTCTAGTAAGAAAGGAGAGGGCTGTTGCag ATGGTGAGAAACAGAGCACTGATATAAGTTTGGGTCAATTGTCGAATGATTCCAAGAGGCCTTCTTTGCAAATGAGCCCTAGTTCTTCCAACAATGAAGCTCCTTTAAACCAGGTTTCTGAACTGCCAGCATTGTGCGATCTTGATATGGGAGTTTTAGAGAGTCTTCCTCCAGAACTCCTTTCAGAAATAAATGATATGTATGCGGGGAAGTTGTCTGATTTCATcaggaaaaggaaaggaaaaaatgaaaatgttagTGGTACTATGTGCACCACATCATATGAAATTTATGAAG GTGCCATAAATAATGGAAAGCAACTTCATTGCTCTATTGTTCCCATAAGAAAGACCCCAGTAGAAAATAAG GTGGAGAAAACTCTGGACAGAGAAATTGCGACTGAGAATTCATTGTTACAATCATCTGAAGTAGAGAAG GTTAAGCAGtataaaattgatgaaattcaGGAAGTGTCTGTTTCTGGGGCAGTATCCTTAAATGTTGTTGATCCCGCTTCAGCGCTTGAAAAAAGTGATCTAATGCCTTCATCTCTAAGTCAAGTAGATATCTCAGTGTTACAACAGTTGCCCAAGGAAATGTGGGTCGACATACTTGAGCAGCTTCCTGTTCACAGGAAGCCAGAACATTCCTCAAGTGCTGCCTTGGATCCTCTTATTGCCAATGCTCAGGAATCATTATGTTTCAAGCATACTGAGAATAATTCTAAATCAGTGGATTCTGTTTTGGGAAACAACCTTTGGATTGGGAATCCTCCACAGTGGGTCGACAAGTTCAAAGTTAGCAATTGCTTGTTGTTGAACATTCTGGCAGAGATGTATTACAGATCAGGGTCAACTGGCTGTTTATCTTCTATTCTGCAGTGCACTCTTTCTAAGTTTCTGTTGCCTCTAGATGCAAGTAGTGATGGATGGGATGAAACAATTAGTAGCTTGTGTGATCTTCTTAAgcaatatatcaaaataaagataGAATCAGATATTGAAGAGATATATGTTTGCTTTCGTCTTCTTAAAAG gTTCACAATGAAGTCAAAACTTTTTTTAGAGGCATACAATGTTGTTTTCCCTTATCTCCAG GCTTCTGCTGGTGAGAATTATGGAGGAAGCTTGCAGCTTTCACATGCAAAGGAATAG